Proteins from a genomic interval of Lacticaseibacillus pabuli:
- a CDS encoding formate--tetrahydrofolate ligase yields the protein MSDIEIAQANEQKEIWPITKVAAELGLGEDDIEQYGRYKAKVSAAAQKRLLKNKAGKLVLVTAINPTPAGEGKSTVSVGLGDALRRRGHKAVIALREPSLGPVMGMKGGATGGGYAQVVPMEDINLHFTGDMHALTTAVDTLAALIDNHIQQGNQLNIDPRRISWKRGLDINDRALRNVVIGLGGPYQGIPREDGFDITVASELMAVLCLAKDLHELKERISKIVIGLTYDRKPVTVDELGVTGAIAALLKDAVKPNLVQTLEHTPTFVHGGPFANIAHGCNSVMATEAALHSGEIAITEAGFGADLGAEKFMDIKSPVLGKTPDAVVIVATVRALKYNGGVSLKELTTADTDAVARGFVNLQRHITNLKRYGVPVVVAINGFTSDTPAEIQLIKDLCAKEGVTAAHATVWADGGAGGLELADALVDALSQPADFKPLYDNDDSFENKLITLVQKVYGGKGFELSHKASLNLKMIKRNGWEHLPLCIAKTQYSFSDDPKQLGAPSDFTINVSEIVPKLGAGFLVVKTGDIMTMPGLPKQPAALNIDVDDDGRISGLF from the coding sequence ATGTCTGACATCGAAATTGCACAAGCAAATGAACAAAAAGAGATTTGGCCCATCACGAAGGTCGCCGCTGAACTGGGTTTAGGTGAGGACGACATTGAACAGTACGGGCGTTACAAGGCAAAGGTTAGTGCCGCCGCGCAAAAACGCTTGCTTAAGAATAAGGCCGGAAAACTGGTCCTGGTGACGGCGATTAACCCAACGCCAGCCGGGGAGGGTAAGTCCACCGTCTCCGTTGGCCTGGGGGACGCGCTGCGCCGCCGCGGCCACAAAGCCGTAATTGCCCTGCGTGAACCATCCCTGGGACCCGTCATGGGTATGAAGGGTGGCGCGACCGGTGGTGGTTATGCGCAGGTTGTGCCCATGGAAGACATCAACCTGCACTTTACCGGCGACATGCACGCGCTCACGACTGCGGTTGACACACTCGCGGCCCTGATTGACAACCATATCCAGCAGGGCAACCAGCTGAACATTGATCCCCGCCGCATTTCTTGGAAACGCGGTCTGGATATCAACGACCGGGCACTGCGCAACGTCGTGATTGGTCTCGGCGGTCCTTACCAGGGAATTCCGCGCGAAGACGGCTTTGACATCACCGTTGCGAGTGAACTGATGGCCGTGTTGTGTCTGGCAAAAGACCTGCACGAGCTCAAGGAACGCATTAGCAAAATTGTCATCGGCCTCACTTATGACCGCAAACCCGTTACCGTCGACGAACTCGGCGTGACGGGAGCGATTGCGGCACTGCTGAAGGATGCGGTGAAACCTAACCTCGTCCAAACTCTTGAACACACGCCAACCTTCGTGCACGGTGGCCCCTTTGCGAACATCGCGCACGGCTGTAACTCCGTCATGGCGACGGAAGCGGCTCTGCACAGTGGCGAAATTGCCATTACCGAAGCTGGTTTTGGGGCTGACCTGGGTGCCGAAAAGTTTATGGACATCAAGAGCCCCGTGCTCGGCAAGACGCCGGATGCTGTCGTCATCGTGGCCACAGTGCGCGCGCTGAAGTACAACGGTGGGGTTTCCCTCAAGGAACTCACCACCGCAGACACGGACGCAGTGGCACGCGGCTTTGTGAACCTGCAGCGGCACATTACCAACCTCAAGCGCTATGGCGTACCCGTAGTTGTTGCAATCAACGGCTTTACGAGTGACACGCCCGCAGAGATCCAGCTCATCAAGGACCTGTGCGCTAAAGAGGGCGTCACGGCCGCCCACGCAACCGTCTGGGCCGATGGGGGTGCTGGTGGGTTGGAACTTGCCGACGCCCTGGTAGACGCACTGAGCCAGCCCGCTGACTTCAAGCCGCTCTACGACAATGATGATAGCTTCGAGAACAAGTTGATCACCCTGGTTCAAAAAGTCTATGGCGGGAAGGGCTTTGAACTCTCCCACAAAGCATCACTCAACTTAAAGATGATCAAGCGCAACGGCTGGGAACACCTGCCACTATGCATTGCCAAGACGCAGTATTCCTTCAGTGATGATCCGAAGCAACTGGGGGCGCCAAGCGACTTCACCATCAACGTTTCCGAAATTGTGCCTAAGCTGGGGGCTGGCTTCCTCGTCGTCAAGACGGGCGACATCATGACCATGCCTGGCTTGCCAAAACAACCTGCAGCGCTGAACATCGACGTCGATGACGACGGCCGAATCAGTGGTCTGTTCTAG
- a CDS encoding reverse transcriptase-like protein, which produces MLKLYTDAANRPADGLSAAGILIVDGAKTIERSLPLPNSDNHAAEFAAATAGMQILLELGYKGQNVELISDSQVLIDALNKDYSKQYADLLAPIVDLAENFPMVIPTWQNERVNHRAHDLATAALHRREED; this is translated from the coding sequence ATGCTAAAGTTGTACACGGATGCCGCTAACCGCCCGGCAGATGGACTGTCCGCGGCCGGCATCCTGATTGTTGATGGTGCCAAAACAATTGAACGCAGCTTGCCCCTACCTAACAGCGACAATCATGCCGCTGAATTTGCGGCGGCGACTGCGGGAATGCAAATCCTGCTCGAGCTCGGGTACAAAGGGCAAAATGTCGAGTTGATTTCGGATAGCCAGGTGCTGATTGACGCCTTAAATAAGGATTACAGTAAACAGTACGCGGATCTGTTAGCGCCGATTGTGGACTTGGCCGAAAATTTTCCGATGGTGATCCCCACTTGGCAAAATGAGCGCGTTAACCACCGCGCCCATGATCTGGCGACGGCAGCGTTGCATCGACGCGAGGAGGACTAA
- a CDS encoding EbsA family protein, protein MVTKFFYQGSRTGTFIYQGLLISALCLAIILQMEGVGVSWLAIILALAVIALALCQFIRYQADVSDGMLKLYKLLPSNTMELPLAGLKVAVIGRHTLQLTGSPYGTIEIMTWGHADKIADTISILEGK, encoded by the coding sequence TTGGTCACAAAATTTTTCTATCAAGGCTCTCGCACGGGAACGTTTATTTACCAGGGCTTACTCATTTCAGCCCTGTGTCTTGCTATCATCCTGCAGATGGAGGGTGTAGGCGTTTCATGGCTCGCTATTATTTTAGCACTAGCCGTCATCGCACTGGCGCTTTGTCAGTTTATTCGCTACCAAGCTGACGTGTCAGATGGCATGCTCAAACTGTACAAACTGTTGCCCAGCAACACCATGGAATTACCACTGGCTGGCTTAAAGGTCGCCGTTATTGGCCGGCACACGCTGCAGCTTACGGGTAGTCCATACGGCACCATCGAAATTATGACGTGGGGTCACGCGGATAAAATTGCGGACACCATTAGCATCTTGGAGGGAAAATAA